AGAATCCCATAGTCTCTGTCCACAGTTACCAAAGCTCCTCTAAGCCATTCCCATTCAGTGGAATCATAATGTGGCAATGAAGGATGAGTGTGCTGCAAGTATGTGATAGTGACAAGGAAtccattaacaaaaattaatggtACCCCATAAATGCTCATCACAAATGCTAGTCCTTGTGTTATAGCAATGCGGTAGAGCACAAATGTTGTGGCAAAGATGCCTAGATCAGAGATGTAAATATGAAGCCTTTCACGATCAGAATATATGGGGCTGTAGGGATCGTAGTGACAAGCAAAGCGATCATAAGGTCGCCCGGAGGCGTTGAAGGTTAGGTACAAGGGCCAGCCAAGCAGAAGTTTGACAGCAAGACCTAAAGCTCGCCCTGGTGGATTGTTTAGGTACATGGAATACCATGGGATTTGGGACTTGGGCTTCGGGACGAACACTTCGTCGCGGTCGAGGCTCCCTATGTTTGAGTGATGGCGGCGGTGGCTGTATTTCCATGAAAAGTACGGGACAAAAAGTGCAGAGTGGAGGATTAAGCCAACTGTGTCATCGACCCACTGGTAGTCACTGAAGGCATGGTGACCACATTCATGAGCAATGACCCACAGACCAGTGAGAATGCAGCCTTGGAGAATCCAGTAGATTGGCCATGCGATATAGGCAAGATGAGATGGGAGGAGGTGGAAGTAAGCGATGGCAGTATAGCCCAAAAGAGAGCTTATCAACAGGTCAAAAACCACATAGGAGAAAGAACGGAGAAGGGATCTTTCAAAGCAATGGGGTGGGATGGCCTTCTTGATTTGGCTAAGTGTAAATGGAGGCTTCGTGCCTGGCACTCTCTTGATATGGCTcaagctttctttttcttccccctTGATATTAGGGTTAAACACTCCATTGGCTCCCATAGTTCTGTTAAACTCAAGCTTCCTTGCAAATCCTGAAAACATGATCAATTGAGATATAAATTTTTTGGTCTAGCTTTAGCATTCTGATCTGAATCTAATTCTATATAACTACGTGGATGCAAGCTCAAAAGTTGCTGACGTTGTACGTAACTACAGAAGCAAGCTTGTGTCAtaaagcttcttctttttttttttattcgaggaaACTCACCCCCGGAAAGCGTATTTTGTGGGCCCAAGTAAATGAGTAAAATTCTGGTTGTCCCATGCTCTTATAAAAGGTGTAAatcctgactcgaactcgagacctgctgtgcagatTGCAAGTCCTTTACCACCACGCTACGTCCCTTGAAGACTTATGTCGTAAAGTTGCACATAGAAGAAACACTTTAGAACAAGAATACATTCTAGCTAGCAGATGaatgagaaaattaataaatggaTTTTTGATAAAcagaataagaataagaataaaagaaaaaagaaaaagaataagaatccatccattttttatttaaatggaaAGAAACTCATGGCAAAAAACTTAAACAGAGAATATTGTTACTTTTCCTATGACAATTTCAATATCTACTCtccatccattttttatttgtgggaGATTAAGGTCGATCTCGTGAAACGTTACCAAACAGCAACACTAATATTAaactttgataaatttaaatttaaaatatttgaatactatttaattataaataatatcaaacttaGTTTTCGACACTGaatattaactttaaataataataaaaaaatacacgaATTGTAGAAATTTAACATAATggaattctaaaaaataatttttgttttatttcttactATTATGATTTAGTGGATAAGATGAGGGTAAAATCATTATTTAGGCTTTTGAATATGACTtagtaataacaacaaaatatcaaagtaCTGCcccttttttttacaatatgaGACAAAAGATTGGCAACTTTTTCACACGTGTATGATAGAGAAATGTATTtagttaaagataaaataaatatgttttcggataatattaaagtaaatttttataaagagatatctcatttttatttttattttttgttttatatgataaccaaacactacttgtgattttttattgccTGACAATAATACCCCTAATACatattacttgaaaaaatattaaaaaatagcttCTTAGAATGTGAGGGATTTTTATAATACTCAATATTAGTAATTTCCTATTAGTTActcaattattttctaatttcatctttaaaaaatatatataaaaaaaagataaaacttataaaccactaaaaataataaatatatgttcacttaaaaaaaatatttatattttgtaataaataaaagaataattaataaaatattactatttatttgactatcattataaaatttaaatatgatacaaaaactcaaaaagtGAGAGATTGGCATGAAAAAGCAGATTCCAGAATATATGGCGTGAAAGGCCTCCACCATTCTTTAACCAGAATCTAATCCGGTCCTTAAAGTCAAACACATGCATGAAAGCATCCTTTCACTGTCAAGGACAGGCACTTCAAGTTGTATAATGAGTGTGAGTGGGtggtgaattttatttttcaaaaggtataatttttttaaagtataaattatacttttaaaaattaaaaattaatgttcTTATGTGGAGGTCGcatcaaaaaatttttttaaagccatCTCCAAATCGAATACCCTCATTATACCATTTGTTTGACTACTGTTTTACcacatattatttaaaaaaaattttaattttaaaaaattaaaatataaattaaaaaccctGTTCCAAtatcttattaaataaattattaattatttttctaaaaaaattaaaaaaaaaatcattaacaataaccaaaaaaaaattgataaaactgAGAGATGAATGTGAATCAAGATAataaacaacacaaaaataagacattcacttgattttgtttaccaaacttgtttattaaaatcaataaaaaataaatttactacTTAAAAAACTCATGACTTAAAAGATAAACTTAAATAAATCTGATCACTAAATAAACTCATGCCCAAAAAGGTATATTATCCAAGGCCAAACACATcagtaatattatttaaaaataaattttttatttttatttttaaaaataaacttcatttgtataaaacccaaacaaaattctaaataaattagcttaacatcttaaaaaataaacaaattaaaaaaacaaatacagggCTATAAGATTGTATAAAGTCGaatatcttataaataaaatatcgaaagatgaaataaaaaaaaatcaattatacaaaatgatcaaaaatattaagcgtaaaaaaaacacacaaattaaagggcaattaaaaatttcatttgttatgcattttgtgttttgagtatacaaactattttgatatgattttttttttcacataatataaattataagtgtaaattaaaaacattatccaAACATCTAATAATTATctatgcaaataaataaataaaaattgttaataataactaaaagagaCACTAAAAAAATGAGAGATGGACATAGttcaagatatttgatcttgtaAAATAAGATATTGTATATGTTTCTATCCACTAATTTTGTTCATTAAACtcaataaatgataataaaaataaaaatccatatgAAACagagtgaataaaataaaaggaaaaaaattatgcatggctgaacatataagaaatattattttaataaaaccatttttttctacaaaacaaaacctacttgtataaagtaaaataaaaaaaaattagcaaaaattaaatacaaaacaaaatagcttttttttttttaaaaaaaaaaaaaaaacctttatccAAAAACAACTTACAAAACCCATGATTTAAGTAATTTGATAAGAATatgtaacaacaaattaattttttaagacaatatagaatgataaaatcacaaaatatgaTGAGGACAAAAGAATTCCTGACCATATTAACACTTAAAACTTGTGATCCgtataaaaaaaccatgaacccaatctcaaataaattaaacaccGAATGATGTATCCGAGAAAATAAACaaccacataaaaaatttaattaaaaattaagggtggaaaccaaaataaaaaattattttgagagcatttaaaaattaaattgcagggttaaatcaaaaaaaaaaaaaatcaaaagagaaatcaaaagaataaaggttaaattgaaaaaaaaaaaacaagcataaaatttgattgaaagaTAACGTTGAAcactaataaaactttaacaaaatatcCAAGGgtaaaaatgataaatcaaaagaataaggactgaattagtgaaaataatatataagaaattgtaatttaaggaccgaattgaaaatatataaaaactttttaaaaggaTTAAGTATGaaaataagcaataaaaaatataagggcaaaaattgaaaaaccaaaagaaaaaaagacaaatatgaACTTTAAGTGGAAACGAGAGGAAagtaggaaaaagaaagaataaacaaCCATTAGCAACAAACTATTGGACCACTACTGACACGCTTCTCATTAGGAGGAAGAGCCTATTGCAACACTTCTAGTGATATAGCAGAATAATATTCTCATATAAATAGTGGCATTACACGTGCCATTGAAAGGGCACAGACGCTACCAACGTGTTGGCGCGTGAAAAACACGCACCAATaactttatgaaatttaatattaaaaataaatgttaaattactaaaaatccCTCTTATAATCCttgaaataacaaataaatcaatgtgaaaataccaaaacaccCTTGAATGCATATAAGTTATTTTATCTTATCTAAGAGCAAAGAATTATGTTACTTATTTTAAAGTTTGTGTAAAGTCAAAAGAACTATTAATAAGCGTGTTTAAATTTTCTTGAGGATAGAAGAGTTTAAATTtattgtagcaatctatagtaaatttaaatttttaaattgtgtcTATTATTATAGTAAATTCACCATGTATTTTAGAGTTTTGTTcagtatatataataaaaagctgtgaagaagaagaaaaaatcgcATCCTACACTAGTAATTATTGTTATACAGTGATAAAACTACGTGTATACACAACAtaaacaaatattcaatttgtcaattttctggCACATTAGTCAATATCAAAACATGGAGGTGTTGAATGAATTGCTCAACTGATGAACACTTGTGGTGTGCACATTAGAATTTGAGAGAGTTGGAtgcattttattaattaattacccaTTCATTAATTACACATCCTAAGGCGTATCtctaaataagttattttccctTGAATTAAGGGTGCATGAGTTAGGCAAAATTGCATGGTTATAAGAATTAATCTGAAGATTGACTTAACACAACAATGGATtgaattatgaattaattacaaatcaacatgttaattttaactatcatttttttggaattgtttttagaatttttgaaacaatattgttttgatctGCTTTCAAACATTTTTTCGGAATCATTTATGGAAAAATGACACTTATTTTTCCCACAGTATATTTGCAAAATtatcatattgttttcttcataaATAATGGTTTGCAATCTTTATTATTCAagtttatcctttattttaaaataactcatAAAAACACATATATTCCAAAGCCCATTCTCTCTTGATGGGCTTTTCTTGATCGAAGATATATATGTATACATATATATCACAGTTGTGggcccaaataaaaaaaaggtaataagAATAAACCCCtctagaaagaaaaattagggttttagcAGCTCAGTGAAGACAACTTGAAAAATCctgtttttcttcaaattattgacctttttataaacattttctCTTCTGATAACAACAGGAGCAGCTTTCTAAATTCAGTTTCAACATGGAAGTTGAATACCCAGGTTTGCTTTCtctcaatgtatttttttttatggttaaatttATTGCTTTTAATCTTAATTTGATATGGGTTTTTCATGGTTAAGATTATCGAATTATTTACCAAGTTAAAATCccatgttttttcttgattatatatagaattattaaaaaagattgaagctttctgtgtttttttttttttttcattttttggatGGGCTGATGGTGctattctgtttgttttttcaattcggTTGAAGGTTTATGAGTATTTGATGATGGGTTTTTTCCTATTCTTTATTGGTGATTGATGGTTTCAGTTAGGGATTTAGAGCATGTGGCCAGTGATGAAGAGGATGtgaatgaagaagagaaaagaagtcGAAGGAAGTCGAAGAAGTCAGGTAAAGTGGTAGCTAGAGAGCATAAAGACCAGTTGCAAAGGCTTAAGGAAAAGGTTAGATATGCTTTATTCTCCAAGGATGATatgttttgttaaataaatgGATAGCTGAGCTGAAATGTCATGCTGGGTGCTTGGATGACTTTTTGCATGGGGTTTTTTAGGAGCTGAATATCGAGAGAAGTAGATTCTCTTGATTGCAGACTAGGTTGCAATGCTTCATGTTTGAGTACTTGAGGTTCTCAATTTCACGTAGAATGTTGGCATTTGAAGGATTTGGGAGATTGTTAATGCTTAGCGATtggaaaaaatgaaatgaaccTTCTGTTTTTCTTAATGCCTTGTTGATTGTGAACAATTTGCTAACAAATTAATTCTTGACAGGATCCTGATTTTTTCAAGTACCTGGAAGAGCATGATAAGGAGCTTCTAGAATTTGATGATGAGGATTTTGAGGTAAGTATGCATAATATTCTCTTACGTAGATTTTTGATGTGAAAATCACCTATCAACTGGCCCAATCATGCTGTTAAAATTTGTGCAGGAAGATGGTGATACAGATGTGGAGGATGCGGATATGCTTGTTGATGAGGAAATTAGGGAACGTGATATTGCAAAGAAAAACGAGAAACCATCTGACAATGTTATTACTACTGCACTGGTTGAGTCCTGGTGTAATTCAGTTcgagaaaatggaaaaataagTGCTGTTCGTTCTCTTTTGAAAGCTTTCAGAATTGCATGCCACTATGGTGATGATGGAGGTGGTGATGCTTCAGCAAAGTATACTATTATGTCTAGCAGAGTATTCAATAAAGTGATGTTATTTGTATTAAGTGAAATGGATGGAATCCTTCGAAATGTGTTGGGCCTCCCTGCTTATGGTGGGAAGAAAGAGACTGTAAATGATCTTCTGCACACAAAAAAATGGATGAACTATCACCACCTGGCAAAGTCTTATCTTGGGAATGCCCTATATGTTTTGAACCAAATGACTGATACACAGATGATATCATTTACTTTACGCCGTCTCAAATTTTCATCTGTGCTTTTAGTTGCCTTTCCGGCTCTCTTAAGGAAGTACATTAAGGTACGAACAACTTGTctcatcattttcttatttttcagatttttctaTGTGACTATTCTGATTACCACTCTATCAGTTGCACTGGAATGTGTCAGTTCTGATGAGTGGTCTTGGAGTTGGTGCACTTTAATACCCCTAGTCAGCTGAGATCATTTGATTTTGACCATCTTCAATGCTCGCTCTTTTCATTGTGTATATCTATTAATGGAATGCTTCTTAACTCTTTTACTTTAGATGATAGTACCTGAGACACTAGACTATGACTTTTGGTGTTTAAGAGGCATGGGTTCTTTTGATTCCTTGTTGATGTTGGATTGGTTTGAGTTACTGTCAATCAGTTTAATACTAAAGTCTTATGGGCATCGTTTTGGAGCAGGTGATAATTTTTTCCCCTTGATTTGTTTCAGGTTGCCCTTCATTTTTGGAGTACTGGAGAAGGTGTCCTCCCTTTGgtggcctttttctttttaagggaCATATGCATTCGGATTGGATCTGATTGTTTGGATGATTGCTTCAAAGGGATATACAAAGCCTATgttttgaactgtcactatgTAAATGCAGTAAAGTTACAATATATTCAATTTCGTGCAAATTGTGTCATAGAGCTTCTTGGGGTGGACCTGCCAACTGCATATCAACATGCCTTTGTTTTCATCCGCCAGTTGGCAATGATTTTACGAGATGCAATTACTATGAAAACAAaggtattttgaaaattttccttgTCAAATAAAGAGTTCTTGTTTAATTATTCAATCTATTGGTGAATTTAGTTCATCTAATTGATTTGATGTGGTAGTGGATTAGGTGCCTTTCAATAAAGTTACAGTATATTCAATTTGATGTGGTGGTAGATTTTATCTTAATATTGATGTGTGAATTCATCTAGCTGAATGGCATCAAAGGATCAATATAGCTGACCCCAACTAGTTTGGGGTTGAGGCTTGGCTGTTGTATTGAAGTGTGAATTCAATCTTCCTGTATTCTATGCATCTGTACTATCAAGCAATTTGAAATATGCtagtctttcttcttttcttcttattgatttaaattatgatttatgcAGTTCTCAATTATCTTGAAAGTGATGCTAAAATTTCGCTTACTTATTCATCTCCTTGCCTTTCACTGTTTCTATAGGATTCATTTCGCAAGGTTTATGAATGGAAGTTCATGAATTGCCTTGAACTTTGGACTGGAGCTATCTGTACCTATAGCTCAGAAGCTGATCTCAGGCCTCTTGCTTATCCACTCACCCAAATAATTTCAGGGGTTGCCCGTCTAGTTCCTACTGCTCGATACCTTCCCCTTAGATTGAGGTGTGTTAGAATGCTCAATCGGATTGCTGCTTCTACTGGTACTTTTATACCAGTTTCCATGCTGCTTTTAGACATGTTGGAGATGAAAGAACTGGATAGGCCACCCACTGGAGGTGTTGGCAAAGCTATTGATTTGCGTGCTGAATTAAAGGTATGTTTGACATTTTctgttttaatgttaatttacaTTGTTTTTGTTCTCATGTTGGGCAAAAATCCCCTGAAGTATGCCTTTTCAATATATTgacttttgagaatttttctgtTAGGTGAACAAGTCTACCCTGAAGACACGAGCATTTCAGGAGGCATGTGTGTTTTCCGTGGTAGAGGAACTAGCTGAACATCTAGCTCAATGGAGCTATTCTGTTGCTTTCTTTGAGTTGTCTTTCATTCCAGCTGCACGATTGAGGAGCTTTTGCAAGACTACCAAAGTTGAAAGGTTCCGGAAACAAATGAGGGAGCTTATTCGTTGGGTATGTGTTATGCATAATTCATATGTGTCTTCTTTAGATAGATTTGTCTGAATTAGGGTTGGAAGATTGTTGTATCATTCATTTTTATGACTGTTATGTGTACAAATAAATACATCACATGTAACAAAAAGGTCTTGAGCAGTACTGATTTTTTAGCTCATCCATGTCCCCAGATTGAGTCTAATTCCAAGTTTACAAATGAAAAGCGCATGTCAATCACTTTTGTGCCAAACGATCCTGCTGCAGCATCCTTTCTTGAGGTATTGCTATTTCATATCATTGTTGCTTCCTTTTCACTGTGTTGAAGTTTTTCCATAAACAAATAGCCGTTGCTTCTGTACACAGAGCCATGCTTTGTTCATCAAGGATTTGTTTTGGCCTGTTTTTCAAATTGCTGTCTCCATATTGTTAAATCAGGATTTCTGATGTgcttaaattaattcattacaGGATGAAAAGAAGTCAGGGGCCAGTCCTTTGTCACAGTATGTTGCAACCATGCGTGAAAAAGCACGACAAAGAATTGATTCATTGACAGAATCCAGGTTACCAATTAGTGTTCTCATGccttaaacaaatttttaattgttttagacAGCTGATTTGTGCGCACCTTATGTGCCAAAATTTTCAGTGTTCTTGTGGGTGAGCATTCATCTGTTTTCCGAAACAAGATACCagaaagatgatgatgatgatgctgttAATGAGAAAGGAGCTGTTGTCTTCAGTTCCTCCTGGTTACCAGGAGGTACACCCGAGTAAGTGATcccatctctctctccctcAATTTTGAGTTATTGTTCCATATTTGTTATGTTGAAGATCATCTACAGTTACTGAAATTCTCAACAAAATCATCATCCACAG
This genomic interval from Populus alba chromosome 1, ASM523922v2, whole genome shotgun sequence contains the following:
- the LOC118049805 gene encoding delta(12)-fatty-acid desaturase FAD2 — protein: MFSGFARKLEFNRTMGANGVFNPNIKGEEKESLSHIKRVPGTKPPFTLSQIKKAIPPHCFERSLLRSFSYVVFDLLISSLLGYTAIAYFHLLPSHLAYIAWPIYWILQGCILTGLWVIAHECGHHAFSDYQWVDDTVGLILHSALFVPYFSWKYSHRRHHSNIGSLDRDEVFVPKPKSQIPWYSMYLNNPPGRALGLAVKLLLGWPLYLTFNASGRPYDRFACHYDPYSPIYSDRERLHIYISDLGIFATTFVLYRIAITQGLAFVMSIYGVPLIFVNGFLVTITYLQHTHPSLPHYDSTEWEWLRGALVTVDRDYGILNKVFHNIADTHVAHHLVATIPHYHAMEATIAIKPILGEYYQFDSTPFYKALWREAGECLYVEQDEKGVFWFRNKF
- the LOC118049804 gene encoding LOW QUALITY PROTEIN: nucleolar complex-associated protein 2 (The sequence of the model RefSeq protein was modified relative to this genomic sequence to represent the inferred CDS: deleted 1 base in 1 codon), which produces MEVEYPVRDLEHVASDEEDVNEEEKRSRRKSKKSGKVVAREHKDQLQRLKEKDPDFFKYLEEHDKELLEFDDEDFEEDGDTDVEDADMLVDEEIRERDIAKKNEKPSDNVITTALVESWCNSVRENGKISAVRSLLKAFRIACHYGDDGGGDASAKYTIMSSRVFNKVMLFVLSEMDGILRNVLGLPAYGGKKETVNDLLHTKKWMNYHHLAKSYLGNALYVLNQMTDTQMISFTLRRLKFSSVLLVAFPALLRKYIKVALHFWSTGEGVLPLVAFFFLRDICIRIGSDCLDDCFKGIYKAYVLNCHYVNAVKLQYIQFRANCVIELLGVDLPTAYQHAFVFIRQLAMILRDAITMKTKDSFRKVYEWKFMNCLELWTGAICTYSSEADLRPLAYPLTQIISGVARLVPTARYLPLRLRCVRMLNRIAASTGTFIPVSMLLLDMLEMKELDRPPTGGVGKAIDLRAELKVNKSTLKTRAFQEACVFSVVEELAEHLAQWSYSVAFFELSFIPAARLRSFCKTTKVERFRKQMRELIRWIESNSKFTNEKRMSITFVPNDPAAASFLEDEKKSGASPLSQYVATMREKARQRIDSLTESSVLVGEHSSVFRNKIPEDDDDDAVNEKGAVVFSSSWLPGGTPEAKPSKKEKKKRKAEHQEELASDEDVVEDLILSSDEDESSDDSSSDEDESPKPLPSKPQSNKQKRPPNLSKKKSKTKSSASDSSSKGNVDNAKPTPSKHHRKKQNAPANLSKMDLPSHAKKSKKRKISN